The Candidatus Culexarchaeum yellowstonense genome includes a window with the following:
- a CDS encoding anion permease, which yields MDKKKVAYGLLTFLIGLILWFIPPPVGVSINGWRLFAIFVAVILGLVLRPLPQGAIVIIGVGVSALTGVLSIGDALSGFSDSTVWLIFVAYMFARAFLKTMLGERIAYYFIRALGRRTLFLGYSISLTDLVLAPAMPSNTARAGGVIYPIVRSMCHAYDSEPGPTAKKIGKFLIFNEYHTTLITGALFLTGMAANPLLAQLASQTIKVDVTWTTWLMGALLPGIITFLIVPPLIYLLTKPEIKVSEEAPKLAMEKLKELGPAKRQEKTLVVIFLLTLALWILGDTLKLNATVTALVGLSLMLIFGVLGWEDVLGEKGGWDALIWFGGLVSMATGLNKLGVIKWIATASNGIVAGWMWLQALIVLAIIYYYAHYLMASMTAHVTAFFPAFAVVMVGTGAPPLLVALMLGYLTNLMAATTHYGTGPAPIYFGSGYMDIKEWWGYGLLLSVIYLLIWFGIGFPYWKLLGLW from the coding sequence TTCCACCTCCAGTGGGCGTGAGCATTAATGGTTGGCGTCTGTTTGCCATTTTCGTAGCGGTCATATTGGGGCTGGTATTGAGGCCTCTACCGCAGGGGGCTATAGTGATAATTGGTGTAGGTGTTTCAGCGTTAACAGGCGTCTTAAGTATAGGTGATGCTCTCTCGGGCTTTTCCGATTCAACTGTTTGGCTCATTTTCGTAGCATACATGTTTGCAAGAGCTTTCCTAAAGACAATGCTTGGTGAGAGGATTGCTTATTACTTTATAAGAGCTCTTGGTAGAAGAACACTCTTCCTAGGTTACTCAATATCATTAACTGACCTAGTCCTTGCTCCTGCAATGCCAAGCAATACTGCAAGGGCTGGTGGAGTAATCTATCCTATAGTTAGGAGTATGTGCCATGCTTATGATTCAGAGCCAGGCCCAACTGCCAAGAAGATAGGTAAATTCCTCATATTCAACGAGTATCATACTACCCTTATAACTGGAGCTTTATTCCTAACTGGTATGGCTGCTAACCCCCTCCTTGCCCAGTTAGCTTCTCAAACAATAAAAGTAGATGTTACATGGACCACTTGGCTTATGGGTGCCCTATTGCCTGGCATAATAACTTTCCTCATAGTTCCACCTCTAATCTACCTCCTCACTAAACCTGAAATAAAGGTGAGTGAGGAGGCCCCTAAGCTTGCTATGGAGAAACTTAAGGAATTAGGACCAGCAAAAAGGCAGGAAAAGACTTTAGTTGTAATATTCCTGTTAACACTAGCCCTCTGGATACTGGGAGATACGCTAAAGTTGAATGCCACAGTCACAGCGCTTGTGGGTTTGAGCTTAATGCTGATTTTCGGAGTATTGGGATGGGAGGATGTTCTTGGGGAGAAGGGGGGATGGGATGCTCTAATCTGGTTCGGCGGCCTCGTTTCAATGGCCACTGGACTCAACAAACTTGGAGTCATAAAATGGATAGCCACAGCATCAAATGGAATAGTTGCAGGATGGATGTGGCTTCAAGCCCTCATCGTTCTCGCAATAATATACTATTACGCCCACTACCTCATGGCAAGCATGACAGCCCATGTCACAGCATTCTTCCCCGCATTCGCTGTAGTCATGGTAGGCACTGGAGCTCCTCCACTTCTCGTAGCACTCATGCTAGGATACTTAACCAACCTCATGGCTGCCACCACACACTACGGTACAGGACCAGCCCCCATATACTTTGGCTCCGGCTACATGGATATAAAGGAATGGTGGGGTTACGGACTCCTACTATCAGTAATATACCTACTCATCTGGTTCGGAATAGGGTTTCCATACTGGAAACTACTTGGCCTCTGGTAA
- a CDS encoding DUF2283 domain-containing protein, translating to MRIRYSRDEDILIIEFSDEKIDYAEEMGPIIVHFTEDGKPVMLEILDASEFIAEISKIAMRAKDEPIEV from the coding sequence ATGAGGATAAGGTATAGTAGGGATGAAGATATACTTATCATAGAATTTTCAGATGAGAAGATAGATTATGCTGAGGAAATGGGGCCAATAATAGTGCATTTCACGGAAGATGGGAAGCCTGTAATGCTTGAAATCCTTGATGCAAGCGAGTTTATAGCGGAGATAAGTAAAATTGCAATGAGAGCTAAAGATGAACCTATAGAAGTTTAA